One genomic region from Entelurus aequoreus isolate RoL-2023_Sb linkage group LG14, RoL_Eaeq_v1.1, whole genome shotgun sequence encodes:
- the LOC133664574 gene encoding gastrula zinc finger protein XlCGF57.1-like isoform X1 produces the protein MCERTIAKYEEELCPTKEEKERQHQLLDAVFKKHQVVLHRTDVQQPPHIKEEEEDPQPPHMKEEEEEVWITQEEECLLGQEEADLTKFPLTVVSVKTEEHEDKPPESSQLHHSPNICKEQLLPEKQECSFRMVKEDPSKRKTRRHGPSGVSFSSLTQTLPCKKEEEDSLIPHIKEEEEEHSISQEGEHLEGLVEFPVTGVPVKSEDDEVKGESEETREAEPPSSSSTQHMTTEADGDHCGGSQADKLLAPLSDSEDTTSHSPDTDDEDSKDDKTCHTDNTHFKCSHCDKTFKYHSHLKRHMRIHTGVKPFSCSICGLSFTRKDNMKDHTRTHKGDKPFSCSVCDSRYARSQCLKLHLKRHTGENLFKCSVCNSSFVRGENLKTHMRTHTGEKPFSCSVCGVFFTQSASLKKHMRTHTGVKPFSCSVCGTGFVHKSNLKTHMRIHTGEKPFSCSICGLSFTRKEHMKEHTRTHTGEKPFSCSVCNSRYARSQDLKKHLKRHTGENLFKCSVCNSTFVHGENLKRHMRSHTGEKPFSCSICGLSFTRKENMKEHTRTHTGEKPFSCSVCDSSFARSQNLKKHISIHAEEKVFSCSV, from the exons acgtccagcagccccctcacattaaagaggaagaggaggatccacagcccccccacatgaaagaggaagaggaggaagtgtggatcactcaggaggaagagtgtcttctcgggcaggaggaggctgatctcaccaagtttccactgactgttgtctctgtgaagactgaagagcatgaagacaaaccacctgagtcctcacagcttcatcacagtccaa ACATCTGTAAAGAACAACTTCTGCCTGAAAAACAGGAGTGTAGCTTCAGGATGGTGAAGGAGGATCCATCAAAGAGGAAGACCAGGCGCCACGGACCCTCTGGCGTCTCCTTTTCCTCTTTAACACAGACCCTTCcctgtaaaaaggaagaggaagacTCATTGatcccccacattaaagaggaagaggaggaacacagcatcagtcaggagggcgagcatcttgaaggactggtggagttcccagtgactggtgtccctgtgaagagtgaagatgatgaggtcaaaggtgaaagtgaggagacgagagaggcggagcctccaagcagcagctcaacacaacatatgacaacagaagctgatggagaccactgtggaggatcacaagcagacaagctcttagctccactatcagatagtgaggacacaacgtcacactctcctgacactgatgatgaagactctaaagatgataagacatgtcacactgacaacactcacttcaaatgttctcactgtgacaaaaccttcaaataccaTAGTcatctgaaaagacacatgagaatacacactggagtgAAAcccttttcttgttcaatctgtggcttaTCTTTTACAAGGAAGGACAATATGAAAGatcacacaagaacacacaaagGAGACAAACCTTTTTCGTGTTCTGTGTGTGATTCAAGGTATGCACGAAGTCAATGTTTGAAATTACACTTGAAAAGACACACTGGGGAAAACCTCTTTAAGTGTTCTGTGTGTAATTCAAGTTTTGTCCGAGGTGAAAATTTGAAAacccacatgagaacgcacacaggagaaaaacctttttcttgttcagtttgtggtgtaTTTTTTACACAgagtgcaagtttgaaaaaacacatgagaacacacactggagttaaacctttttcctgttcagtgTGTGGAACAGGTTTTGTACACAAGAGCAacttgaaaacacacatgagaatacacactggagaaaaacctttttcctgttcaatctgtggcttaTCTTTTACAAGAAAGGAACATATGAAAgagcacacaagaacacacaccggGGAAAAACCTTTTTCGTGTTCTGTGTGTAATTCAAGGTATGCACGAAGTCAAGATTTGAAAAAACACCTGAAAAGACACACTGGGGAAAACCTTTTTAAGTGTTCTGTGTGTAATTCAACTTTTGTCCATGGTGAaaatttgaaaagacacatgagatcacacacaggtgaaaaacctttttcttgttcaatctgtggcttaTCTTTTACAAGAAAGGAAAATATGAAAgagcacacaagaacacacactggagaaaaaccgtttTCTTGTTCTGTGTGTGATTCAAGTTTTGCACGAAGTCAAAATTTGAAAAAGCACATTAGTATACACGCTGAAGAAAAAGTGTTTAGTTGCAGTGTTTGA
- the LOC133664574 gene encoding gastrula zinc finger protein XlCGF57.1-like isoform X2: MCERTMVKYEEELCPTKEEKERQHQLQDAVFKKHQVVLHRTDVQQPPHIKEEEEDPQPPHMKEEEEEVWITQEEECLLGQEEADLTKFPLTVVSVKTEEHEDKPPESSQLHHSPNICKEQLLPEKQECSFRMVKEDPSKRKTRRHGPSGVSFSSLTQTLPCKKEEEDSLIPHIKEEEEEHSISQEGEHLEGLVEFPVTGVPVKSEDDEVKGESEETREAEPPSSSSTQHMTTEADGDHCGGSQADKLLAPLSDSEDTTSHSPDTDDEDSKDDKTCHTDNTHFKCSHCDKTFKYHSHLKRHMRIHTGVKPFSCSICGLSFTRKDNMKDHTRTHKGDKPFSCSVCDSRYARSQCLKLHLKRHTGENLFKCSVCNSSFVRGENLKTHMRTHTGEKPFSCSVCGVFFTQSASLKKHMRTHTGVKPFSCSVCGTGFVHKSNLKTHMRIHTGEKPFSCSICGLSFTRKEHMKEHTRTHTGEKPFSCSVCNSRYARSQDLKKHLKRHTGENLFKCSVCNSTFVHGENLKRHMRSHTGEKPFSCSICGLSFTRKENMKEHTRTHTGEKPFSCSVCDSSFARSQNLKKHISIHAEEKVFSCSV, encoded by the exons acgtccagcagccccctcacattaaagaggaagaggaggatccacagcccccccacatgaaagaggaagaggaggaagtgtggatcactcaggaggaagagtgtcttctcgggcaggaggaggctgatctcaccaagtttccactgactgttgtctctgtgaagactgaagagcatgaagacaaaccacctgagtcctcacagcttcatcacagtccaa ACATCTGTAAAGAACAACTTCTGCCTGAAAAACAGGAGTGTAGCTTCAGGATGGTGAAGGAGGATCCATCAAAGAGGAAGACCAGGCGCCACGGACCCTCTGGCGTCTCCTTTTCCTCTTTAACACAGACCCTTCcctgtaaaaaggaagaggaagacTCATTGatcccccacattaaagaggaagaggaggaacacagcatcagtcaggagggcgagcatcttgaaggactggtggagttcccagtgactggtgtccctgtgaagagtgaagatgatgaggtcaaaggtgaaagtgaggagacgagagaggcggagcctccaagcagcagctcaacacaacatatgacaacagaagctgatggagaccactgtggaggatcacaagcagacaagctcttagctccactatcagatagtgaggacacaacgtcacactctcctgacactgatgatgaagactctaaagatgataagacatgtcacactgacaacactcacttcaaatgttctcactgtgacaaaaccttcaaataccaTAGTcatctgaaaagacacatgagaatacacactggagtgAAAcccttttcttgttcaatctgtggcttaTCTTTTACAAGGAAGGACAATATGAAAGatcacacaagaacacacaaagGAGACAAACCTTTTTCGTGTTCTGTGTGTGATTCAAGGTATGCACGAAGTCAATGTTTGAAATTACACTTGAAAAGACACACTGGGGAAAACCTCTTTAAGTGTTCTGTGTGTAATTCAAGTTTTGTCCGAGGTGAAAATTTGAAAacccacatgagaacgcacacaggagaaaaacctttttcttgttcagtttgtggtgtaTTTTTTACACAgagtgcaagtttgaaaaaacacatgagaacacacactggagttaaacctttttcctgttcagtgTGTGGAACAGGTTTTGTACACAAGAGCAacttgaaaacacacatgagaatacacactggagaaaaacctttttcctgttcaatctgtggcttaTCTTTTACAAGAAAGGAACATATGAAAgagcacacaagaacacacaccggGGAAAAACCTTTTTCGTGTTCTGTGTGTAATTCAAGGTATGCACGAAGTCAAGATTTGAAAAAACACCTGAAAAGACACACTGGGGAAAACCTTTTTAAGTGTTCTGTGTGTAATTCAACTTTTGTCCATGGTGAaaatttgaaaagacacatgagatcacacacaggtgaaaaacctttttcttgttcaatctgtggcttaTCTTTTACAAGAAAGGAAAATATGAAAgagcacacaagaacacacactggagaaaaaccgtttTCTTGTTCTGTGTGTGATTCAAGTTTTGCACGAAGTCAAAATTTGAAAAAGCACATTAGTATACACGCTGAAGAAAAAGTGTTTAGTTGCAGTGTTTGA
- the LOC133664574 gene encoding zinc finger protein OZF-like isoform X3, producing MKEEEEEVWITQEEECLLGQEEADLTKFPLTVVSVKTEEHEDKPPESSQLHHSPNICKEQLLPEKQECSFRMVKEDPSKRKTRRHGPSGVSFSSLTQTLPCKKEEEDSLIPHIKEEEEEHSISQEGEHLEGLVEFPVTGVPVKSEDDEVKGESEETREAEPPSSSSTQHMTTEADGDHCGGSQADKLLAPLSDSEDTTSHSPDTDDEDSKDDKTCHTDNTHFKCSHCDKTFKYHSHLKRHMRIHTGVKPFSCSICGLSFTRKDNMKDHTRTHKGDKPFSCSVCDSRYARSQCLKLHLKRHTGENLFKCSVCNSSFVRGENLKTHMRTHTGEKPFSCSVCGVFFTQSASLKKHMRTHTGVKPFSCSVCGTGFVHKSNLKTHMRIHTGEKPFSCSICGLSFTRKEHMKEHTRTHTGEKPFSCSVCNSRYARSQDLKKHLKRHTGENLFKCSVCNSTFVHGENLKRHMRSHTGEKPFSCSICGLSFTRKENMKEHTRTHTGEKPFSCSVCDSSFARSQNLKKHISIHAEEKVFSCSV from the exons atgaaagaggaagaggaggaagtgtggatcactcaggaggaagagtgtcttctcgggcaggaggaggctgatctcaccaagtttccactgactgttgtctctgtgaagactgaagagcatgaagacaaaccacctgagtcctcacagcttcatcacagtccaa ACATCTGTAAAGAACAACTTCTGCCTGAAAAACAGGAGTGTAGCTTCAGGATGGTGAAGGAGGATCCATCAAAGAGGAAGACCAGGCGCCACGGACCCTCTGGCGTCTCCTTTTCCTCTTTAACACAGACCCTTCcctgtaaaaaggaagaggaagacTCATTGatcccccacattaaagaggaagaggaggaacacagcatcagtcaggagggcgagcatcttgaaggactggtggagttcccagtgactggtgtccctgtgaagagtgaagatgatgaggtcaaaggtgaaagtgaggagacgagagaggcggagcctccaagcagcagctcaacacaacatatgacaacagaagctgatggagaccactgtggaggatcacaagcagacaagctcttagctccactatcagatagtgaggacacaacgtcacactctcctgacactgatgatgaagactctaaagatgataagacatgtcacactgacaacactcacttcaaatgttctcactgtgacaaaaccttcaaataccaTAGTcatctgaaaagacacatgagaatacacactggagtgAAAcccttttcttgttcaatctgtggcttaTCTTTTACAAGGAAGGACAATATGAAAGatcacacaagaacacacaaagGAGACAAACCTTTTTCGTGTTCTGTGTGTGATTCAAGGTATGCACGAAGTCAATGTTTGAAATTACACTTGAAAAGACACACTGGGGAAAACCTCTTTAAGTGTTCTGTGTGTAATTCAAGTTTTGTCCGAGGTGAAAATTTGAAAacccacatgagaacgcacacaggagaaaaacctttttcttgttcagtttgtggtgtaTTTTTTACACAgagtgcaagtttgaaaaaacacatgagaacacacactggagttaaacctttttcctgttcagtgTGTGGAACAGGTTTTGTACACAAGAGCAacttgaaaacacacatgagaatacacactggagaaaaacctttttcctgttcaatctgtggcttaTCTTTTACAAGAAAGGAACATATGAAAgagcacacaagaacacacaccggGGAAAAACCTTTTTCGTGTTCTGTGTGTAATTCAAGGTATGCACGAAGTCAAGATTTGAAAAAACACCTGAAAAGACACACTGGGGAAAACCTTTTTAAGTGTTCTGTGTGTAATTCAACTTTTGTCCATGGTGAaaatttgaaaagacacatgagatcacacacaggtgaaaaacctttttcttgttcaatctgtggcttaTCTTTTACAAGAAAGGAAAATATGAAAgagcacacaagaacacacactggagaaaaaccgtttTCTTGTTCTGTGTGTGATTCAAGTTTTGCACGAAGTCAAAATTTGAAAAAGCACATTAGTATACACGCTGAAGAAAAAGTGTTTAGTTGCAGTGTTTGA